Proteins from a single region of Hordeum vulgare subsp. vulgare chromosome 6H, MorexV3_pseudomolecules_assembly, whole genome shotgun sequence:
- the LOC123403235 gene encoding desmethyl-deoxy-podophyllotoxin synthase-like has protein sequence MEQATYYSICLFLALLLPLLLLKLSRKRGGGDGALRLPPGPWRLPVIGSLHHLASSPLAHRVMADLARRLDAPLMYLKLGEISVVVASSPDAAREVMKTHDVALADRPWNPTIKIMMADGQGLVFARYGALWRQLRKICILELLSARRVQSFRQIREDEVGRLVAAIAAAPPGQPVNVSERIAVLITDSAVRTMIGDRFERREEFLQVLEEGVKLVSGFSLGDLFPSSWLANFISGTARMAKEVHRKSFELMEYAIKQHEGKRAVEDGEDLVDVLLRIQKEGGLEVPLTMGIIKASILDLFSAGSETSATTLQWAMSELMRYPNVMKKAQTEVRDCIGEKPKVTEDDLTDLKYLRLVIKETLRLHPPAPLLIPREAMESCKILGYDVPKGTTVLVNAWAIGRDPKHWDDPEEFKPERFESGIVDFKGTDFEYIPFGAGRRMCPGMTFAQASMEIVLAALLYHFDWELPAGLKPGEVDMVEDMGITVRRKNDLYLHPVVHVSPA, from the exons ATGGAGCAAGCTACTTACTACTCCATCTGCCTCTTCTTGGCTCTACTCCTCCCGCTGCTGCTCCTCAAGCTGAGCAGGAAgcgtggcggcggcgacggcgcccTGCGCCTGCCGCCAGGCCCGTGGCGTCTGCCGGTCATCGGCAGCCTGCACCACCTCGCGAGCAGCCCGCTCGCGCACCGCGTCATGGCCGACCTCGCGCGCCGGCTGGACGCGCCGCTCATGTACCTCAAGCTCGGGGAGATCTCCGTCGTCGTGGCCTCGTCCCCGGACGCCGCGCGCGAGGTCATGAAGACGCACGACGTCGCCCTGGCCGACCGGCCCTGGAACCCGACCATCAAGATCATGATGGCCGACGGGCAAGGCCTCGTCTTCGCGCGCTACGGCGCCCTCTGGCGGCAGCTCCGCAAGATATGCATCCTGGAGCTACTCAGCGCGCGCCGCGTGCAGTCGTTCCGCCAGATCCGGGAGGACGAGGTCGGCCGCCTCGTGGCCGCCATCGCCGCCGCGCCGCCCGGCCAGCCCGTCAACGTCAGCGAGCGGATCGCCGTGCTCATCACCGACTCCGCCGTGCGCACCATGATCGGGGACAGGTTCGAGAGGAGGGAGGAGTTCTTGCAGGTCCTCGAGGAGGGGGTCAAGCTCGTCTCCGGGTTCAGCCTCGGCGACCTGTTCCCGTCGTCCTGGCTCGCCAACTTCATAAGCGGCACCGCGCGGATGGCCAAGGAGGTCCACCGGAAGAGCTTCGAGCTCATGGAGTATGCCATCAAGCAGCACGAGGGCAAGAGGGCCGTGGAGGATGGAGAGGACCTGGTGGACGTGCTCTTGAGGATACAGAAGGAAGGTGGCCTCGAGGTGCCTCTCACCATGGGGATCATCAAAGCAAGTATCCTG GACCTCTTCAGTGCCGGGAGCGAGACGTCTGCAACGACACTGCAATGGGCAATGTCGGAGCTCATGAGGTACCCAAATGTGATGAAGAAAGCACAAACCGAAGTACGCGATTGCATCGGAGAAAAGCCCAAGGTGACCGAGGATGACTTGACCGACCTAAAATACCTCAGACTCGTCATCAAGGAGACACTGAGGTTGCACCCACCAGCCCCGCTGCTTATTCCACGGGAGGCCATGGAGTCCTGCAAAATCCTCGGGTACGATGTGCCAAAGGGCACAACCGTGCTTGTGAATGCATGGGCGATCGGTAGGGACCCTAAGCACTGGGATGACCCAGAGGAATTTAAGCCAGAGAGGTTCGAGTCTGGCATCGTCGATTTCAAAGGCACGGACTTCGAGTACATACCGTTTGGGGCGGGGAGAAGGATGTGTCCTGGTATGACGTTTGCACAGGCCAGCATGGAGATCGTCCTCGCCGCACTTCTCTACCACTTCGACTGGGAGCTCCCGGCGGGGCTGAAGCCAGGTGAGGTCGACATGGTGGAGGACATGGGTATCACCGTCCGGAGGAAGAACGACTTGTACCTGCACCCCGTCGTCCATGTGTCGCCAGCTTGA